From Cellulomonas chengniuliangii, the proteins below share one genomic window:
- a CDS encoding metal-sensitive transcriptional regulator yields MELDKDEMAKVSNRLKRAQGQLAAVVRMLDEGRDCEDVVTQLSAVSRALDRAGFAIIASGMRQCMTRSDDGDDETLDVQKLEKLFLSLA; encoded by the coding sequence ATGGAGCTCGACAAAGACGAGATGGCCAAGGTCAGCAACCGGCTCAAGCGCGCCCAGGGCCAGCTGGCCGCGGTCGTCCGGATGCTCGACGAGGGACGTGACTGCGAGGACGTGGTCACCCAGCTCTCCGCGGTGTCCCGCGCCCTGGACCGGGCTGGCTTCGCCATCATCGCCTCGGGCATGCGGCAGTGCATGACCCGGAGCGACGACGGCGACGACGAGACGCTGGACGTGCAGAAGCTCGAGAAGCTGTTCCTCTCGCTGGCCTGA
- the rlmC gene encoding 23S rRNA (uracil(747)-C(5))-methyltransferase RlmC translates to MHCSYFSAAQCRSCTLMGQPYAEQLAGKQRHAAHALGDPSGLEWLDPLQSPEQGFRNKAKLVVGGDVQAPTLGILDPDGRGVDLRECGLYTPGLQACFPVLAAFVAQAGIEPYVVPRRTGELKYLLVTESPDGELMLRLVLRSQEAVARIRKHLPALLSALPRLAVVSVNLHPEHKATVEGDREIVLTEQQTLRMRLNGIDLHLRPQSFFQTNTAVAAALYRQAAAWVAERSPSSVWDLYCGVGGFALHCADPARQVVGIETSVEAIASAQASAREAGLDRVAFQAGDATAFALGSPSDQPPELVIVNPPRRGLGEGLSRWLERSSVRHVVYSSCHAGSLARDLESMPSLRPRRAQVLDMFPQTAHYEVLTLLEREPGSG, encoded by the coding sequence ATGCACTGCTCGTACTTCTCCGCAGCGCAGTGCCGATCCTGCACGTTGATGGGGCAGCCGTACGCCGAGCAGCTCGCCGGCAAGCAGCGCCACGCCGCCCACGCGCTCGGCGACCCGTCCGGCCTGGAGTGGCTCGACCCGCTCCAGAGCCCGGAGCAGGGGTTCCGCAACAAGGCGAAGCTGGTGGTGGGCGGCGACGTCCAGGCTCCGACTCTGGGAATCCTCGACCCCGACGGGCGGGGCGTGGACCTGCGCGAGTGCGGGCTGTACACCCCCGGGCTGCAGGCGTGCTTCCCCGTGCTGGCGGCGTTCGTCGCGCAGGCGGGGATCGAGCCCTACGTGGTGCCGCGCCGCACCGGCGAGCTGAAGTACCTGCTCGTCACGGAGTCGCCCGACGGCGAGCTCATGCTGCGGCTCGTGCTGCGGTCCCAGGAGGCCGTCGCGCGGATCCGCAAGCACCTGCCGGCGCTGCTGTCGGCGTTGCCGCGGCTCGCGGTCGTGTCCGTCAACCTGCACCCGGAGCACAAGGCCACCGTCGAGGGGGACCGGGAGATCGTGCTCACCGAGCAGCAGACGCTGCGCATGCGGCTGAACGGCATCGACCTGCACCTGCGGCCGCAGAGCTTCTTCCAGACCAACACCGCGGTGGCGGCCGCGCTCTACCGGCAGGCGGCCGCCTGGGTGGCGGAGCGCTCGCCGTCCTCGGTGTGGGACCTGTACTGCGGGGTCGGGGGCTTCGCGCTGCACTGCGCCGACCCGGCCCGCCAGGTGGTGGGCATCGAGACCAGCGTGGAGGCCATCGCCAGCGCCCAGGCCAGCGCGCGCGAGGCCGGGCTGGACCGGGTGGCGTTCCAGGCGGGTGACGCCACGGCTTTCGCGCTCGGATCGCCCTCGGACCAGCCGCCCGAGCTCGTCATCGTCAACCCGCCACGGCGCGGGCTCGGCGAGGGCCTGAGCCGTTGGCTCGAGCGGTCGTCGGTGCGCCACGTCGTGTACTCGAGCTGCCATGCGGGCTCGCTAGCCCGCGACCTCGAGTCGATGCCGTCGTTGCGCCCTCGGCGCGCGCAGGTGCTGGACATGTTCCCGCAGACGGCGCACTACGAGGTGCTGACCCTGCTGGAACGGGAGCCGGGATCCGGCTGA
- a CDS encoding SprT-like domain-containing protein: MDLDDARSLALGLMAEHGLRGWTLVLDRAKTRAGVCRAGRREIGLSRALTALHPPEQVRDTVLHEIAHALVGPGHGHDAVWRATAVRIGGTGQRCVPADSPKVEGPWVGVCPAGHRTSAHRRPVRVRTCPVCSPTLDLAALYTWTLRGAPAEMHPAYLAELAHARSVAERSVTVAAPSGARALAAGDRVRLLGGGRYAGLVGVIEKRGRTRYTVRTRRGLVSAPFPLVAPEAGRARAHGSVT, from the coding sequence GTGGACCTCGACGACGCGCGGAGCCTCGCGCTCGGCCTCATGGCAGAGCACGGGCTGCGCGGCTGGACCCTGGTGCTCGACCGTGCCAAGACCCGCGCCGGCGTGTGCCGGGCGGGTCGGCGCGAGATCGGGCTGTCGCGCGCGCTGACGGCGTTGCACCCACCCGAGCAGGTGCGTGACACGGTGCTCCACGAGATCGCGCACGCCCTGGTGGGCCCCGGGCACGGCCACGACGCGGTGTGGCGGGCGACGGCCGTGCGCATCGGCGGCACGGGCCAGCGCTGCGTGCCCGCCGACTCTCCGAAGGTGGAGGGCCCCTGGGTGGGGGTCTGCCCGGCAGGCCACCGCACGAGCGCGCACCGGCGTCCGGTGCGGGTGCGCACCTGCCCGGTGTGCTCCCCGACGTTGGACTTGGCAGCGCTGTACACGTGGACGTTGCGCGGCGCCCCGGCGGAGATGCACCCGGCCTACCTGGCCGAGCTCGCGCACGCCCGGTCGGTCGCGGAGCGCTCCGTCACGGTCGCGGCGCCCAGCGGCGCCCGGGCGCTGGCCGCGGGGGACCGGGTGCGGCTGCTCGGCGGCGGCAGGTACGCCGGGCTGGTCGGGGTGATCGAGAAGCGCGGGCGCACGCGGTACACCGTGCGGACCCGGCGCGGCCTGGTGAGCGCGCCCTTCCCCCTCGTCGCGCCGGAAGCGGGGCGGGCGAGGGCTCACGGGTCCGTCACGTAG
- a CDS encoding long-chain-fatty-acid--CoA ligase, with protein sequence MSTTDQQPWVKNYQPGVPAEIDLPTESLVEMFERSVAEGGSHPATEFFGRRTTYSELGDQVARAAEGLRRLGVRAGDRVALVLPNCPQHVIAFYAVLRLGAIVVEHNPLYTSRELRHLFEDHQARVVIAWDKAVPAIQAFPADVEIDHIVSVNILKAFPTAKRLALSLPVKKLRATRDALTAAAPGTIPWEKLLADGPLSAEHPRPSVSDLAAIQYTSGTTGLPKGAMLTHFNLYSNALQGEAWMHGAEVRKEVFYAILPMFHAFGMTLYLTYGIRKQGLIVLFPKFDPELILDAMKKSPATVYCAVPPIYERTALAAKERGVSLRSCRFCISGAMNLPPHVVELWESVSGGLLVEGYGMTESSPVALGNPFHPTRRTGTIGVPFPSTTMRVVDQNDPEVEAPQGEAGELLLHGPQVFQGYWNNPEETAKTLLPGGWLRTGDIVTVDEDGFTTIVDRAKEIIITGGFNVSPTEVEAVLRLHPDVLDAAVIGKPLERGGEMVVAAIELEPGAELDEAALRAYCRARLAAYKVPRRVVQIHETPRSMLGKVLRKEVREQVLPTL encoded by the coding sequence ATGTCGACGACTGACCAGCAGCCCTGGGTGAAGAACTATCAGCCGGGGGTGCCGGCCGAGATCGACCTCCCCACCGAGTCGCTCGTGGAGATGTTCGAGCGCTCCGTGGCCGAGGGCGGCAGTCATCCCGCGACCGAGTTCTTCGGGCGCCGCACCACGTACTCCGAGCTCGGCGACCAGGTCGCGCGGGCGGCCGAGGGCCTCCGCCGCCTGGGCGTCCGCGCCGGCGACCGGGTCGCCCTGGTGCTGCCGAACTGCCCTCAGCACGTCATCGCGTTCTACGCGGTGCTGCGGTTGGGCGCGATCGTGGTGGAGCACAACCCGCTGTACACCTCGCGCGAGCTGCGCCACCTGTTCGAGGACCACCAGGCCCGCGTGGTCATCGCCTGGGACAAGGCCGTCCCCGCGATCCAGGCGTTCCCCGCCGACGTGGAGATCGACCACATCGTGTCGGTGAACATCCTTAAGGCCTTCCCGACGGCCAAGCGGCTGGCGCTGAGCCTGCCGGTCAAGAAGCTGCGCGCCACGCGGGACGCCCTGACGGCCGCGGCCCCCGGCACGATCCCCTGGGAGAAGCTCCTAGCGGACGGCCCGCTCAGCGCCGAGCACCCTCGCCCCTCGGTGAGCGACCTGGCCGCGATCCAGTACACGTCGGGCACCACGGGCCTGCCCAAGGGCGCCATGCTCACCCACTTCAACCTGTACTCGAACGCCCTCCAGGGCGAGGCGTGGATGCACGGAGCGGAGGTGCGCAAGGAGGTCTTCTACGCGATCCTCCCGATGTTCCACGCGTTCGGCATGACGCTGTACCTGACGTACGGCATCCGCAAGCAGGGGCTGATCGTGCTGTTCCCGAAGTTCGACCCCGAGCTGATCCTCGACGCGATGAAGAAGTCGCCGGCGACGGTGTACTGCGCGGTGCCGCCCATCTACGAGCGCACCGCGCTCGCGGCGAAGGAGCGCGGCGTCTCGCTGCGCTCGTGCCGGTTCTGCATCTCGGGCGCCATGAACCTGCCGCCCCACGTGGTGGAGCTGTGGGAGTCGGTCTCCGGCGGCCTGCTGGTCGAGGGGTACGGGATGACGGAGTCGTCGCCCGTGGCGCTGGGCAACCCGTTCCACCCCACCCGCCGCACCGGCACGATCGGTGTGCCGTTCCCCTCGACGACCATGAGGGTGGTCGACCAGAACGACCCCGAGGTGGAGGCGCCGCAGGGCGAGGCCGGCGAGCTGCTGCTGCACGGCCCGCAGGTCTTCCAGGGCTACTGGAACAACCCCGAGGAGACCGCCAAGACGCTGCTCCCCGGTGGGTGGCTGCGCACTGGGGACATCGTCACCGTCGACGAGGACGGGTTCACGACCATCGTTGACCGCGCCAAGGAGATCATCATCACCGGGGGCTTCAACGTCTCGCCCACCGAGGTCGAGGCCGTGCTGCGGCTCCACCCGGACGTGCTCGACGCGGCCGTGATCGGCAAGCCGCTCGAGCGGGGCGGGGAGATGGTCGTCGCGGCGATCGAGCTGGAGCCCGGCGCGGAGCTCGACGAGGCGGCGCTGCGCGCCTACTGCCGTGCGCGGCTGGCCGCCTACAAGGTGCCCCGTCGCGTGGTGCAGATCCATGAGACCCCCCGCTCGATGCTCGGGAAGGTCCTCCGCAAGGAGGTGCGCGAGCAGGTCCTGCCGACCCTCTGA
- a CDS encoding SDR family NAD(P)-dependent oxidoreductase has protein sequence MKVTGTTIAVTGGGNGIGRQLVLALLARGARVAALDVNEDGLKATIDLAGDRADRLSTHVVNITDRAAVEALPEQIIAEHGQVDGLINCAGVIQPFVPMDKLEYKDIERVMDINFWGVVHTTKAFLPHLVTRPAAHIVNVSSMGGFIPVPGQTIYGASKAAVKLLTEGLHSELTQTPVSVTVVFPGAIETEITKNSGVEMHGKPGTAAKQPQRKMTSPADAARIIIDAMERDAYRVTIGKDSAMLDRLARLSPRRSAALIYKQMKDLLD, from the coding sequence ATGAAGGTGACAGGCACAACCATCGCGGTGACGGGTGGTGGCAACGGCATAGGTCGGCAGCTGGTGCTGGCCCTCCTCGCGCGAGGCGCACGGGTCGCGGCGCTCGACGTCAACGAAGACGGGCTGAAGGCCACCATCGACCTAGCGGGCGACCGCGCTGACCGGCTCTCGACCCACGTCGTGAACATCACGGACCGGGCCGCCGTCGAGGCCCTGCCCGAGCAGATCATCGCGGAGCACGGCCAGGTGGACGGCCTGATCAACTGCGCCGGGGTGATCCAGCCCTTCGTCCCCATGGACAAGCTCGAGTACAAGGACATCGAGCGGGTCATGGACATCAACTTCTGGGGCGTGGTGCACACGACCAAGGCGTTCCTCCCGCACCTCGTCACCCGGCCGGCAGCCCACATCGTCAACGTCTCGAGCATGGGCGGGTTCATCCCGGTGCCGGGGCAGACCATCTACGGGGCGTCGAAGGCCGCCGTGAAGCTGCTGACCGAGGGGCTGCACTCCGAGCTCACCCAGACGCCGGTCTCGGTGACCGTCGTGTTCCCCGGCGCCATCGAGACCGAGATCACCAAGAACTCCGGCGTCGAGATGCACGGGAAGCCGGGCACGGCGGCGAAGCAGCCCCAGCGGAAGATGACCTCCCCGGCGGACGCCGCGCGCATCATCATCGACGCGATGGAGCGTGACGCCTACCGGGTGACCATCGGCAAGGACTCCGCGATGCTGGACCGCCTCGCGCGGCTCTCGCCCCGACGGTCCGCCGCGCTGATCTACAAGCAGATGAAGGACCTGCTCGACTGA
- a CDS encoding PQQ-dependent sugar dehydrogenase, translated as MPTHRTPSRRRLASAVALATTIAFLGACTGAEPSARAPGATPPSSTAGLPDAAAGEPALTLGAVSEITTGLEMPWGLTFLPDGSALVSSRSTAEILRVPAEGGAARVVGTVPGVQVSSEGGLLGIVASQDFAQDRTVFAYVSSSPTNRVVALRVGEDLRSLAQERVLIDGIETADRHHGGRLRLGPDGNLWIGTGDAFEPENAADDGSLNGKVLRIRPDGAIPDDNPSGTAVYSTGHRNVQGIAFGPDGAAYASELGHRTWDELNVLRPGVDYGWPESEGVEGDRGEQPIFVVHPDDASPSGIAYAGGAIWMGALGGQRLWRLPVDGTRAAGEPTEHLVGDYGRIRTVEPAPDGSLWITTSNTDRATWGGTPARAGDDRILRVELVPE; from the coding sequence ATGCCCACGCACCGCACCCCGTCCCGTCGACGGCTCGCGTCCGCGGTGGCACTCGCCACCACGATCGCGTTCCTGGGCGCCTGCACCGGCGCCGAGCCGAGCGCCCGGGCCCCCGGCGCGACGCCGCCCAGCTCGACGGCCGGCCTCCCCGACGCCGCCGCCGGCGAGCCCGCGCTGACCCTGGGCGCCGTCAGCGAGATCACCACCGGGCTCGAGATGCCCTGGGGGCTGACCTTCTTGCCCGACGGCTCCGCGCTCGTCTCGAGCCGGTCCACCGCCGAGATCCTGCGCGTGCCGGCCGAGGGCGGCGCCGCCCGTGTCGTCGGGACGGTGCCGGGCGTGCAGGTCAGCTCGGAGGGCGGGCTGCTCGGCATCGTCGCGTCGCAGGACTTCGCGCAGGACCGGACCGTGTTCGCGTACGTCTCGTCGTCTCCCACCAACCGGGTCGTCGCGCTCCGCGTCGGGGAGGACCTGCGCTCGCTCGCCCAGGAGCGGGTCCTGATCGACGGGATCGAGACGGCTGACAGGCACCACGGCGGCCGGCTGCGGCTCGGCCCGGACGGGAACCTGTGGATCGGCACCGGGGACGCGTTCGAGCCGGAGAACGCCGCCGACGACGGCTCGCTCAACGGCAAGGTCCTGCGGATCCGTCCCGACGGCGCCATCCCCGACGACAACCCGTCGGGCACCGCCGTGTACTCGACCGGCCATCGGAACGTCCAGGGCATCGCGTTCGGGCCGGACGGCGCCGCCTACGCCTCCGAGCTCGGCCACCGGACCTGGGACGAGCTCAACGTGCTGCGCCCGGGCGTCGACTACGGCTGGCCCGAGTCCGAGGGGGTCGAGGGGGATCGCGGCGAGCAGCCGATCTTCGTCGTCCACCCGGACGACGCGTCGCCATCGGGCATCGCCTACGCCGGCGGGGCGATCTGGATGGGCGCGCTGGGCGGCCAGCGGTTGTGGCGGCTGCCGGTGGACGGCACGCGAGCCGCCGGGGAGCCCACCGAGCACCTCGTGGGCGATTACGGTCGCATCCGCACCGTGGAGCCCGCGCCGGACGGGTCGCTGTGGATCACGACGTCGAACACCGACCGCGCCACCTGGGGCGGTACGCCCGCCCGCGCCGGGGACGACCGCATCCTCCGGGTCGAGCTCGTGCCGGAGTAG
- a CDS encoding SDR family oxidoreductase, with protein sequence MAHNDQARRVALVTGASGGIGRATAERLGRDGMAVVVHYAGNQQRAEETVKAIVEAGGQASAVAADIGDPDQAAALFAEAEALRGGVDVVVNTAGIMILGPLAEMDVDDFDRMHRTNVRGAFLVSQQAARRLRPGGALINFSTSVTRLQQPGYAAYAATKGAVEAMTLILARELRGRDVTVNAVAPGPTATPLFLQGKSEQLIDQIASQGPMGRLGEPGDIAEVVAFLAGPGRWVNGQVLYANGGAA encoded by the coding sequence ATGGCGCACAACGACCAGGCGAGGCGCGTCGCGCTCGTGACGGGCGCGTCGGGAGGGATCGGCCGGGCTACGGCGGAGCGGCTGGGCCGCGACGGGATGGCGGTGGTGGTCCACTACGCCGGCAACCAGCAGCGCGCAGAGGAGACGGTGAAGGCGATCGTCGAGGCGGGCGGCCAGGCGTCGGCCGTGGCCGCGGACATCGGCGACCCCGACCAGGCGGCCGCGCTGTTCGCGGAGGCGGAGGCCCTGCGCGGGGGAGTGGACGTGGTGGTCAACACCGCGGGCATCATGATCCTCGGGCCGCTCGCCGAGATGGACGTCGACGACTTCGACCGGATGCACCGCACCAACGTGCGCGGCGCGTTCCTCGTCTCCCAGCAGGCCGCACGCCGCCTGCGGCCCGGTGGCGCGCTGATCAACTTCTCGACGTCCGTCACCCGGCTGCAGCAGCCCGGCTACGCGGCGTACGCGGCCACCAAGGGCGCCGTCGAGGCCATGACGCTCATCCTGGCCCGCGAGCTGCGGGGCCGGGACGTCACCGTCAACGCGGTGGCCCCCGGGCCCACGGCGACGCCGCTGTTCCTGCAGGGCAAGTCCGAGCAGCTCATCGACCAGATCGCCTCGCAGGGCCCGATGGGCCGCCTGGGCGAGCCCGGCGACATCGCCGAGGTGGTCGCGTTCCTGGCGGGCCCCGGCCGATGGGTCAACGGCCAGGTTCTCTACGCCAACGGCGGGGCCGCCTGA
- a CDS encoding TetR/AcrR family transcriptional regulator, giving the protein MRTRPDAATPDGRDATAPLRPGRGRRPAAQVREAVLAAAGDLLFERGIGAVTFDKVASRSGASKMTLYRWWPSPGALALEAYSTRVRPTLTFADTGDIARDLTAQLTAFIHLLTDDGGGTVVSQLVGAAQSDHDLSQAFTAAYIKPRRQLAVERLTVAVQAGQIRDDVDLEVIVDQLWGACYHRLLLPALPLTPEFGRALVENVLRGVAPAQH; this is encoded by the coding sequence ATGCGGACACGGCCCGACGCGGCGACGCCCGACGGCAGAGACGCCACGGCCCCGCTCCGCCCCGGCCGAGGCCGGCGGCCAGCCGCCCAGGTGCGCGAGGCGGTGCTCGCCGCGGCGGGCGACCTGCTCTTCGAGCGCGGGATCGGCGCGGTGACGTTCGACAAGGTCGCGAGCCGCTCGGGCGCCAGCAAGATGACCCTGTACCGGTGGTGGCCCTCCCCCGGCGCCCTCGCGCTCGAGGCCTACTCCACCCGGGTCCGGCCCACGCTCACCTTCGCGGACACCGGGGACATCGCGCGCGACCTCACCGCACAGCTCACGGCCTTCATCCACCTGCTCACCGACGACGGCGGCGGCACGGTGGTCAGCCAGCTCGTGGGCGCGGCGCAGTCCGACCATGACCTCTCCCAGGCGTTCACGGCCGCGTACATCAAGCCCCGGCGCCAGCTCGCCGTCGAACGGCTCACCGTCGCGGTCCAGGCGGGGCAGATCCGGGACGACGTGGACCTCGAGGTGATCGTCGACCAGCTCTGGGGCGCCTGCTACCACCGGCTCCTGCTCCCGGCCCTGCCGCTCACACCGGAGTTCGGGCGGGCGCTCGTCGAGAACGTGCTGCGCGGCGTGGCGCCCGCTCAGCACTGA
- a CDS encoding Clp protease N-terminal domain-containing protein: MFERFTQDARQVVIRAREEATALRHDRIGTEHLLLGLFGQQGSPTVAVLARHGLTREGVVESLVSEVGDGLDAGALSALGIDLDAVRDKAEGAFGPGALDGDERPARSGMGGHVPFNADAKKALELALREAIALKQRSITDGHIALGVLREGRGLATTVLVARGVDTAALGNDLTQTLLA, encoded by the coding sequence ATGTTCGAGAGGTTCACTCAGGACGCGCGGCAGGTCGTCATCCGCGCCCGGGAGGAGGCCACGGCGCTCCGGCATGACCGCATCGGCACCGAGCACCTGCTGCTCGGCCTGTTCGGGCAGCAGGGCAGTCCGACTGTCGCGGTGCTCGCCCGTCACGGGCTCACACGCGAGGGCGTCGTCGAGTCTCTGGTGTCCGAGGTCGGGGACGGCCTCGACGCCGGCGCGCTGTCTGCGCTGGGGATCGACCTGGACGCTGTCCGAGACAAGGCTGAGGGCGCGTTCGGCCCGGGGGCCCTCGACGGCGACGAGCGCCCCGCGCGATCCGGGATGGGGGGCCACGTGCCGTTCAACGCGGATGCCAAGAAGGCGCTCGAGCTCGCATTGCGGGAGGCGATCGCGCTCAAGCAGAGGTCGATCACCGACGGGCACATCGCCCTCGGCGTCCTCCGCGAGGGGCGCGGGCTGGCGACCACGGTGCTGGTGGCGCGCGGGGTCGACACCGCGGCGCTCGGGAACGACCTCACTCAGACCCTGCTCGCCTGA
- a CDS encoding RNA polymerase subunit sigma-70 — protein sequence MENTAEAASAASSADPAVGLRAVRSLRVLVERLETLQVGNAREKGWTWDQIAQSLGVSRQAVHKKHASGRGPLRRKG from the coding sequence ATGGAGAACACGGCAGAGGCGGCATCGGCCGCCAGCAGCGCGGACCCCGCGGTCGGCCTCCGGGCCGTGCGCTCGCTGCGGGTGCTCGTCGAACGGCTGGAGACGCTGCAGGTGGGCAACGCGCGCGAGAAGGGCTGGACGTGGGATCAGATCGCGCAGTCGCTCGGAGTGAGCCGGCAGGCCGTCCACAAGAAGCACGCGAGCGGCCGCGGGCCGCTCCGACGGAAGGGGTGA
- a CDS encoding VOC family protein has product MKIHLSSVFVDDQDEALRFYTEVLGFLKKTEVPLGEDRWLTVVSPEDPEGPELLLEPAGHPAVKPFRDALFEDGIPATAFAVRDVHAEFARLRGLGVRFTQEPLEMGPVTTAVLDDTCGNLIQIVAAA; this is encoded by the coding sequence ATGAAGATCCACCTGTCGAGCGTCTTCGTCGACGACCAGGACGAGGCGCTGCGCTTCTATACCGAGGTGCTCGGCTTCCTCAAGAAGACCGAGGTGCCGCTCGGCGAGGACCGATGGCTCACCGTGGTCTCGCCCGAGGATCCTGAGGGGCCCGAGTTGCTCCTGGAGCCCGCCGGGCATCCTGCCGTCAAGCCGTTCCGGGACGCGCTCTTCGAGGACGGCATCCCCGCGACGGCCTTCGCAGTGCGTGACGTCCATGCGGAGTTCGCTCGGCTGCGAGGTCTCGGCGTGCGGTTCACCCAGGAGCCACTGGAGATGGGGCCGGTCACCACCGCGGTGCTCGATGACACCTGCGGGAACCTCATCCAGATCGTGGCCGCGGCCTGA
- a CDS encoding ArsR/SmtB family transcription factor produces the protein MVDDLYKALADPTRRAILDELTERSGQTLFEICSRLSVRRQFDMSRQAVSQHLAVLEAAGLVETRREGRYKFHDLNTAPLRHIAERWIRADGPEGNP, from the coding sequence GTGGTCGACGATCTCTACAAGGCGCTGGCCGACCCCACCCGCCGCGCCATCCTCGACGAGCTCACCGAGCGGTCCGGGCAGACGTTGTTCGAGATCTGCTCGCGCCTCAGCGTGAGGCGGCAGTTCGACATGTCGCGCCAGGCGGTCTCGCAGCACCTCGCCGTGCTGGAGGCCGCGGGCCTCGTCGAGACCCGGCGGGAGGGGCGCTACAAGTTCCATGACCTGAACACCGCGCCGCTGCGGCATATCGCCGAGCGGTGGATCAGAGCCGACGGACCGGAGGGCAACCCATGA
- a CDS encoding DUF5808 domain-containing protein: MGRHHKAVGSHDGSGTKKGKGGVKDVVRLITIALTITAVVKELRTPHEERTWHGAVVGFVPYDFRRPTLARIRERMWAPQDPHLVNPRVFGLGWTVNLGRLVTLARNRVSAG, encoded by the coding sequence GTGGGTAGGCATCACAAGGCCGTGGGCTCGCACGACGGATCGGGCACGAAGAAGGGCAAGGGCGGCGTCAAAGACGTGGTCCGGCTCATCACGATCGCGCTGACCATCACCGCCGTCGTCAAGGAGCTCCGCACTCCGCACGAGGAGAGGACCTGGCACGGCGCCGTCGTCGGGTTCGTCCCCTACGACTTCCGCAGGCCGACCCTCGCCCGCATCCGCGAGCGCATGTGGGCTCCGCAAGATCCGCACCTGGTCAATCCGCGGGTCTTCGGCCTCGGATGGACCGTGAACCTCGGCCGGCTCGTCACCCTGGCCAGGAACCGGGTCTCGGCGGGCTGA
- a CDS encoding anti-sigma factor — MPPNDAHVDDDVLSLLALGEDAGSVEEQQHLAGCPECSDELAHLRALVGVARAADADEPLVAPAPHVWERVAAELGVDPAPVEVAGGGATAAAPDAEPDEHRAAVVPLRRPRRTWAWVASAAAAGMVIGGAGAWWATREPAPTVVASATLEALPGWDAEGTAELETTADGSRVLVVDMSDMAPGDDALREVWLLRPDVSGLVSLGLLTGDTGRFALPDDLDVGEFPVVDVSSEPLDGDPAHSGDSIVRGVLGA, encoded by the coding sequence CCTCGGTGAGGACGCCGGATCCGTCGAGGAGCAGCAGCACCTCGCGGGCTGCCCGGAGTGCTCCGACGAACTGGCGCACCTGCGCGCCCTGGTGGGCGTCGCGCGCGCCGCGGACGCCGACGAGCCGCTGGTCGCGCCCGCACCGCACGTGTGGGAGCGGGTCGCGGCCGAGCTCGGCGTGGACCCGGCTCCGGTCGAGGTGGCGGGTGGCGGCGCGACCGCTGCCGCGCCCGATGCGGAGCCAGACGAGCACCGCGCCGCCGTCGTGCCACTCCGCCGCCCGCGCCGCACCTGGGCCTGGGTCGCGAGCGCCGCCGCGGCCGGCATGGTGATCGGCGGGGCTGGCGCCTGGTGGGCGACCCGTGAGCCCGCCCCCACGGTGGTGGCGAGCGCCACCCTCGAGGCCCTTCCCGGCTGGGACGCGGAGGGCACCGCCGAGCTGGAGACCACGGCGGACGGCTCCCGCGTGCTGGTCGTCGACATGAGCGACATGGCGCCCGGTGACGACGCCCTCCGTGAGGTCTGGCTGCTGCGGCCCGACGTGTCCGGGCTCGTCAGCCTCGGCCTGCTCACCGGCGACACCGGGCGGTTCGCCCTGCCGGACGACCTCGACGTGGGGGAGTTCCCGGTGGTCGACGTCTCGTCCGAGCCGCTCGACGGCGACCCGGCCCACTCGGGCGACTCGATCGTGCGCGGCGTGCTCGGCGCCTGA